In Pseudomonas nunensis, a single window of DNA contains:
- a CDS encoding MFS transporter: MAISNAQTGATPASATPQSSPLVMRIIGAVALAHLINDLIQSVLPSIYPMLKANYGLTFTQVGLITLTFQLTASLLQPWVGYHTDRHPKPWLLPAGTVCTLIGILMMSVVGSFPMILLAAGLIGIGSSTFHPEASRVARLASGGRFGLAQSTFQVGGNAGSAFGPLLAAAIIIPYGQGHVAWFGLFAVFALFVLYRISRWYANHLNLFKLKQGQAATHGLSKQRVISALVVLGLLVFSKYFYMASFTSYFTFYLIEKFDLSVASSQLHLFLFLGAVAAGTFFGGPIGDKIGRKAVIWFSILGVAPFTLILPHVDLFWTSILSVVIGFILASAFSAIVVYAQELVPGNVGMIAGVFFGLMFGFGGIGAALLGHLADVHGIEYVYFLCSFLPLFGVLAIFLPRTKKA; encoded by the coding sequence ATGGCTATCAGCAATGCCCAGACCGGCGCTACGCCGGCGTCCGCGACTCCACAAAGCAGCCCTTTGGTCATGCGCATCATCGGCGCCGTGGCGCTGGCGCACTTGATCAACGACTTGATTCAGTCAGTGCTGCCGTCGATTTATCCGATGCTCAAGGCTAACTATGGCCTGACGTTTACCCAGGTCGGCCTGATCACCCTAACGTTCCAACTGACCGCCTCGCTGCTGCAGCCGTGGGTCGGTTACCACACAGATCGCCATCCAAAACCGTGGTTGTTGCCGGCCGGTACGGTGTGCACGTTGATCGGCATTCTGATGATGTCGGTGGTCGGTAGCTTTCCTATGATCCTGCTGGCGGCCGGATTGATCGGCATCGGTTCCTCGACCTTTCACCCGGAAGCTTCTCGCGTGGCGCGACTGGCCTCGGGCGGGCGTTTCGGCCTGGCGCAATCGACCTTCCAGGTCGGTGGTAATGCGGGGTCGGCGTTCGGTCCATTGCTGGCGGCGGCGATCATCATTCCTTACGGCCAGGGCCACGTCGCGTGGTTCGGGTTGTTCGCGGTGTTTGCGCTGTTCGTGCTGTATCGCATCAGTCGTTGGTACGCCAACCACTTGAACCTGTTCAAGCTCAAGCAAGGCCAGGCGGCGACCCATGGCTTGTCGAAACAGCGGGTGATCAGTGCGCTGGTGGTCCTCGGTTTGCTGGTGTTCTCCAAGTATTTCTACATGGCCAGCTTCACCAGTTACTTCACGTTCTACCTGATCGAGAAATTCGACCTGTCGGTGGCCAGTTCGCAATTGCACCTGTTCCTGTTCCTCGGTGCTGTGGCGGCTGGGACCTTCTTCGGCGGGCCGATTGGCGACAAGATCGGGCGTAAGGCAGTGATCTGGTTCTCGATCCTCGGCGTTGCACCGTTCACCCTGATCCTGCCTCACGTCGATCTGTTCTGGACCAGCATTCTCAGCGTGGTCATCGGCTTCATCCTCGCCTCCGCGTTCTCCGCCATCGTGGTGTATGCGCAGGAACTGGTGCCAGGTAACGTCGGGATGATTGCCGGGGTGTTCTTCGGTTTGATGTTTGGTTTCGGCGGGATTGGCGCGGCGCTGCTCGGGCATCTGGCGGATGTTCACGGCATTGAATATGTGTATTTCCTGTGCTCGTTCTTGCCGCTGTTTGGGGTGTTGGCGATCTTCCTGCCGAGAACCAAAAAGGCCTGA